Proteins from one Romboutsia sp. CE17 genomic window:
- the ileS gene encoding isoleucine--tRNA ligase has protein sequence MAKFKPLVDSSVKNAEATVSEYWKDINILERTLEKGKDDPSFVFYEGPPTANGNPGIHHVVARTLKDWVCRYKTMSGYQVKRKAGWDTHGLPVEIQVEKELGLSDKQEIENYGIANFNQKCRESVFTYEKQWRNMTERMAYETDLDNPYITLDNNYIESVWWILDKFNKENYIYEGHKILPYCPRCGTGLASHEVAQGYKEIKNNTVIAKFKRKDADEFFLAWTTTPWTLPSNVALTVGPEIDYLKVKQNDEVYYVAKALANKVLGEEYEVLEEMKGKDLEYIEYEQLMPFVETDQKAFFVTLGDYVTTEDGTGIVHTAPAFGEDDYNLGRKYNLPVLQPVDETGKFTTTPWEGKFVMEDGVDVEIIKWLAHENKLFGKEKVAHNYPHCWRCQTPLLYYAKPSWYIEMTRLKDKLIENNNSVDWYPKFVGEGRFGNWLENLNDWAISRSRYWGTPLNIWKCECGHKESVGSRAELAEKAIEDVNPETVELHRPYVDDIHLKCDCCGKPMTRVTDVIDCWFDSGSMPFAQHHYPFENKENFDQLFPADYICEGIDQTRGWFYSLLAISTFVTGKAPYKKVLVNDLVLDKDGKKMSKSRGNTVDPFELFDKYGADALRWYLLYVSPPWTPIRFDEDGLKEVQSKFLGTMKNVYNFFTLYANTDDINPTDFFVEYKDRPELDRWILSKFNNLKKETEENLEIFEVNKTIRRIQAFINDDLSNWYIRRSRRRFWATELTEDKKSVYNTTYEILTELCRLIAPFAPYMSEEMYRNLTNEESVHLASYPRVNESLLDSKLEEKMDLAKNLVTLGRASREAARIKVRQPIQKVFVDGKYEAILSDIVDLIKEELNVKEVVFAKDLGEFMNFSLKPNFKVLGPILGAKMKFFAGALNKLNAGEVVPKLEAGESLTVDIDGEDFEFNKEHVLINISAKEGFNVVMENNLFVILDTTLSQELIEEGYAREFISKVQQLRKSSNFDVLDNIVIEYCSDDEIAAAVEKFEAYIKSETLALEIERVEDTTLEQCNLNDHMTGIKVIRK, from the coding sequence ATGGCAAAGTTTAAGCCATTAGTAGATAGTTCTGTAAAAAATGCAGAAGCTACAGTATCTGAGTATTGGAAAGATATAAATATACTTGAGAGAACATTAGAAAAAGGTAAAGATGATCCAAGTTTCGTATTCTATGAAGGTCCTCCAACAGCAAACGGAAACCCTGGAATACATCACGTTGTAGCAAGAACATTAAAGGACTGGGTATGTAGATATAAAACAATGAGTGGATACCAAGTAAAAAGAAAAGCTGGTTGGGATACTCACGGTTTACCAGTTGAAATACAAGTTGAAAAGGAATTAGGTCTTTCAGATAAGCAAGAGATAGAAAATTATGGAATAGCTAACTTCAACCAAAAATGTAGAGAGTCAGTTTTTACATATGAAAAGCAATGGAGAAATATGACTGAAAGAATGGCTTATGAGACAGACCTAGATAATCCATATATAACTCTTGATAACAACTATATAGAATCTGTATGGTGGATATTAGACAAGTTCAACAAAGAAAATTATATATATGAAGGTCATAAAATACTTCCTTACTGCCCAAGATGTGGAACAGGTCTTGCTTCACATGAAGTTGCACAAGGATATAAAGAAATAAAGAACAACACTGTAATAGCTAAGTTCAAGAGAAAAGATGCTGATGAATTTTTCTTAGCATGGACAACTACTCCTTGGACATTGCCATCAAATGTTGCATTAACAGTAGGTCCGGAAATAGACTACCTTAAGGTTAAGCAAAATGATGAAGTATACTATGTAGCTAAAGCTTTAGCTAATAAGGTATTAGGAGAAGAGTATGAAGTATTAGAAGAAATGAAAGGTAAAGATTTAGAATATATAGAATATGAACAATTAATGCCTTTCGTTGAAACTGATCAAAAAGCATTCTTCGTTACATTAGGAGATTACGTAACAACTGAAGATGGTACAGGTATAGTTCATACTGCACCAGCATTTGGTGAAGATGACTATAACTTAGGTAGAAAATACAACTTACCAGTTCTTCAACCAGTTGATGAAACAGGTAAATTCACTACTACTCCATGGGAAGGTAAATTCGTAATGGAAGATGGTGTAGACGTTGAGATAATAAAATGGTTAGCTCATGAAAATAAATTATTTGGAAAAGAAAAAGTAGCTCATAACTACCCACACTGCTGGAGATGTCAAACTCCACTTCTATACTATGCTAAGCCAAGCTGGTATATAGAAATGACAAGACTTAAGGATAAATTAATAGAAAATAATAACTCTGTTGATTGGTATCCAAAGTTTGTAGGAGAAGGTAGATTTGGTAACTGGTTAGAAAACTTAAATGACTGGGCTATATCAAGAAGTAGATACTGGGGTACTCCACTTAACATATGGAAATGTGAATGTGGTCATAAAGAGTCTGTAGGTTCAAGAGCTGAACTTGCTGAAAAAGCTATAGAAGATGTAAATCCAGAAACAGTTGAACTTCATAGACCATATGTTGATGATATACATTTAAAATGTGATTGTTGTGGAAAGCCTATGACAAGAGTAACTGATGTTATAGACTGTTGGTTTGATAGTGGATCTATGCCATTTGCTCAACATCACTATCCATTTGAAAATAAAGAAAACTTTGATCAATTATTCCCAGCAGATTATATCTGTGAAGGTATAGATCAAACTAGAGGATGGTTCTATTCATTACTTGCTATATCTACATTTGTAACAGGTAAAGCACCATATAAGAAAGTTTTAGTTAATGACTTAGTTCTTGATAAAGATGGAAAGAAAATGAGTAAGTCAAGAGGAAACACAGTAGATCCATTTGAATTATTTGATAAATATGGAGCAGATGCTTTAAGATGGTACTTATTATATGTATCTCCACCATGGACTCCAATAAGATTTGATGAAGATGGATTAAAAGAAGTTCAAAGTAAGTTCTTAGGAACTATGAAAAATGTATATAACTTCTTCACATTATATGCAAATACTGATGATATAAATCCAACTGACTTCTTTGTTGAATACAAAGACAGACCAGAATTAGATAGATGGATATTATCTAAGTTCAACAACTTAAAGAAAGAAACTGAAGAAAACTTAGAAATATTCGAAGTAAACAAGACTATAAGAAGAATACAAGCATTTATAAATGATGATTTATCTAACTGGTATATAAGACGTTCTAGAAGAAGATTCTGGGCGACTGAATTAACAGAAGATAAAAAATCTGTATACAACACAACTTATGAAATATTAACAGAGCTTTGTAGATTAATAGCTCCATTTGCTCCTTATATGTCTGAAGAAATGTACAGAAACTTAACTAATGAAGAATCTGTTCATTTAGCAAGCTATCCAAGAGTTAATGAAAGCTTATTAGATTCAAAATTAGAAGAAAAAATGGACTTAGCTAAGAACTTAGTTACACTAGGTAGAGCATCAAGAGAAGCTGCAAGAATAAAAGTACGTCAACCAATACAAAAAGTTTTCGTAGACGGAAAATATGAAGCAATACTTAGTGATATAGTTGATTTAATAAAAGAAGAGCTTAATGTTAAGGAAGTTGTATTTGCTAAAGATTTAGGTGAATTCATGAACTTTAGCTTAAAGCCAAACTTCAAAGTATTAGGTCCAATATTAGGAGCTAAGATGAAGTTCTTTGCAGGAGCATTAAATAAATTAAATGCAGGCGAAGTAGTTCCTAAGTTAGAAGCTGGAGAAAGTTTAACTGTTGACATAGATGGAGAAGACTTTGAGTTTAATAAAGAACATGTTTTAATAAACATATCTGCTAAAGAAGGATTCAATGTAGTTATGGAAAATAACTTATTCGTTATACTTGATACTACATTAAGTCAAGAATTAATAGAAGAAGGATATGCTAGAGAATTCATATCTAAAGTACAACAATTAAGAAAATCTAGTAACTTTGATGTATTAGATAATATAGTAATAGAATACTGTTCAGATGATGAAATAGCTGCAGCCGTTGAGAAATTTGAAGCTTATATTAAGTCTGAAACTTTAGCTCTTGAAATAGAAAGAGTTGAAGATACAACTTTAGAACAATGCAACTTAAATGACCATATGACTGGTATAAAAGTTATAAGAAAATAA
- a CDS encoding YggS family pyridoxal phosphate-dependent enzyme — protein sequence MKFIKENIQVVNEKIENAALKSNRNKDDITLLGVTKTVDTDAILEAINCGITNVGENKPQELARKYEVIGDKVKWHLIGTLQTNKVKYIIDKVSMIHSLDRESLCEEIQKRAEKIDRKIDCLVQVNISKEESKHGLEVEDAIEFIKNVSNKYKNINIKGLMTMAPFTANEDEIRKVFRGLKDLSLEIKNLNIPRVTMDELSMGMSNDYEIAIEEGATIVRVGTSIFGKRNYN from the coding sequence ATGAAGTTTATTAAAGAAAATATACAAGTTGTAAATGAAAAAATAGAAAATGCTGCACTTAAATCAAACAGAAATAAAGATGATATAACATTACTTGGTGTTACTAAGACTGTTGATACGGATGCTATTTTAGAAGCAATAAACTGTGGAATTACAAATGTTGGAGAAAATAAACCTCAAGAATTAGCTAGAAAGTATGAGGTTATTGGAGATAAGGTAAAATGGCATTTAATTGGAACGTTGCAGACGAATAAAGTAAAGTATATAATAGATAAAGTGTCTATGATACATTCTTTAGATAGAGAATCTTTATGCGAAGAAATTCAAAAGCGTGCAGAAAAAATAGATAGAAAGATAGATTGCTTAGTTCAAGTAAATATATCTAAAGAAGAAAGCAAGCATGGCTTAGAAGTGGAAGATGCTATTGAATTTATAAAAAATGTTTCTAATAAATATAAAAATATAAATATAAAAGGTCTTATGACAATGGCACCCTTTACTGCAAATGAAGATGAGATAAGAAAAGTATTTAGAGGTCTTAAGGATTTATCCTTAGAAATAAAGAATCTAAACATTCCAAGGGTTACTATGGATGAACTATCTATGGGTATGAGTAATGACTATGAAATAGCTATAGAAGAAGGTGCAACTATAGTAAGGGTTGGAACATCTATATTTGGAAAAAGAAACTATAACTAA
- a CDS encoding DivIVA domain-containing protein encodes MLTPIDIENKDFKKALRGYKEEEVDEFLDIVKEDFEALYRENIDLKEKINLYQEQVSRYKSIEETLNKTLITAESTAADTCAAANKKAKIIVEAAELESRQIIEKGNNRVIEIRQEYDSLVKEFKVFRNKFKYLLEEEIRSVDEMFSDIDEKSKEPFVNTIIYNSEESAEKEKEIATTID; translated from the coding sequence ATGCTAACTCCAATTGATATAGAAAATAAAGACTTTAAAAAGGCTTTAAGAGGATATAAAGAAGAAGAAGTAGATGAGTTTTTAGATATAGTTAAAGAAGACTTTGAAGCTTTATATAGAGAAAATATAGATCTTAAAGAAAAAATAAACTTATATCAGGAACAAGTAAGCAGGTATAAAAGTATAGAAGAAACTTTAAATAAGACTTTAATTACAGCTGAAAGCACAGCAGCAGATACATGTGCAGCTGCAAATAAAAAAGCTAAGATAATAGTTGAAGCAGCAGAACTAGAATCTAGACAGATAATAGAAAAAGGTAATAATCGTGTTATAGAGATAAGACAAGAATATGATTCTTTAGTAAAAGAATTTAAGGTGTTTAGAAATAAATTCAAGTATCTATTAGAAGAGGAAATAAGAAGCGTTGATGAGATGTTTTCTGATATAGATGAGAAATCTAAAGAGCCATTTGTAAATACTATTATCTACAATTCAGAAGAAAGTGCTGAAAAAGAAAAAGAAATAGCAACAACGATAGATTAA
- a CDS encoding YggT family protein — MSTIAIALYKLLDLFIFIIFVRCIMTWIPGATNTKLYDILCTLTDPIESPIRSVVYKYLNSPIDPTPIIAFFLIRLAQNVIIRVFW, encoded by the coding sequence ATGAGTACAATAGCAATAGCGTTATATAAGCTATTAGATTTATTTATATTTATAATATTTGTACGATGTATAATGACTTGGATTCCTGGAGCAACAAATACAAAATTATACGATATTCTTTGTACATTAACAGATCCAATAGAATCACCAATTAGATCTGTAGTGTATAAATACTTAAATTCACCAATTGATCCTACACCTATAATAGCATTCTTTTTAATACGATTAGCCCAAAATGTTATTATAAGAGTTTTCTGGTAA
- a CDS encoding YlmH family RNA-binding protein — MDKLRLTNHIKDIELKNKMYQIIDKANSCIKNYDVKCSDFLNPYEVKNAIDILNSERDLKYTVDGGYEEAERSVISIYPFYMEYEDIEKQLRFLQIEGNFKFKTISHKDYLGSLMNLGIKREKVGDIIIHENFCQVIVSADICDFIIMNLEKVSRNNVKVKEISKNEIIYNPPNYKEISFTITSSRLDCVISGLYNISRQESMKFINGEKVQVNYEKITSPSKEVKDDSLISVRGKGRAKIISIGEVTKKGKIKIKAKLIV; from the coding sequence ATGGATAAGTTAAGACTTACAAACCATATAAAAGATATAGAACTAAAGAATAAGATGTATCAGATAATCGATAAAGCAAATAGTTGTATTAAAAATTATGATGTAAAATGTAGTGATTTTCTTAATCCATATGAAGTTAAAAATGCTATAGATATATTAAATTCCGAAAGAGATTTAAAGTATACTGTAGACGGAGGATATGAAGAAGCTGAGAGAAGTGTAATTTCAATATATCCTTTTTATATGGAATATGAAGATATAGAAAAACAACTTAGATTTTTACAAATTGAAGGAAATTTTAAATTTAAAACTATTTCTCATAAAGATTATTTAGGTTCGCTTATGAATTTAGGAATAAAAAGAGAAAAAGTTGGAGATATAATTATACATGAGAACTTTTGCCAAGTGATAGTTAGTGCAGATATATGTGACTTTATAATTATGAATCTAGAAAAAGTATCTAGAAATAATGTTAAGGTTAAAGAAATTTCAAAAAATGAAATAATTTATAACCCACCTAATTATAAAGAAATATCGTTTACTATAACTTCAAGTAGGTTAGATTGTGTTATAAGTGGGCTTTATAACATATCTAGACAAGAAAGCATGAAGTTTATTAATGGAGAGAAAGTTCAAGTTAACTATGAAAAGATAACATCTCCATCTAAAGAAGTTAAAGATGATTCTTTAATTTCTGTTAGAGGTAAAGGTAGAGCAAAAATAATAAGCATTGGTGAAGTGACTAAAAAAGGTAAGATAAAGATAAAAGCGAAGTTAATAGTATAG
- a CDS encoding cell division protein SepF, giving the protein MGDGIISKIKDWVTSPDEEYYEDDYMEEEVDELEHEIDEDDDITAGFDSINSSKSNKIVSLHTVSQMKVVILEPKKYEDVTTIADHLKQRRALVVNLDSVEKLDDRKAIFNFMNGAVYVLEGNIQKITKSIFILAPSNVDIDSTMKKELESKTTFPWQK; this is encoded by the coding sequence ATGGGTGATGGAATAATATCAAAAATAAAAGACTGGGTAACTAGTCCTGATGAAGAATATTATGAAGATGATTATATGGAAGAAGAAGTAGATGAACTAGAACATGAAATAGATGAAGATGATGATATAACAGCAGGATTTGATTCTATAAATTCTTCTAAAAGTAATAAAATAGTAAGTTTACATACAGTTAGTCAAATGAAAGTTGTAATACTTGAGCCTAAAAAATATGAAGATGTTACAACAATAGCAGATCATTTAAAACAAAGAAGAGCACTAGTAGTTAATCTAGATAGTGTAGAAAAGCTTGATGATAGAAAGGCTATATTCAACTTTATGAATGGTGCAGTATATGTTTTAGAAGGTAACATACAAAAAATAACTAAATCAATATTTATATTAGCTCCTAGTAATGTAGATATTGACTCTACAATGAAAAAAGAATTAGAGAGTAAAACTACATTTCCTTGGCAAAAATAA
- a CDS encoding HlyD family efflux transporter periplasmic adaptor subunit has translation MKKIKYSNLLVLGIFIYIIFNFFSSIIGKNIQTLVLENEKAEMKISRKCLIVRDEYLLKSNVDGKLNLLVEEGEKVTRSQEVANIYGDVDYNIDEKISDLNEEIEKIKKGEINISKDDISNFNKEIESTVSNIQLDLLNKDYSKIKEYKETLNKYVQDKNKLVNNGIDSAKLAVKEDEKKILENQKANNVATYESSISGIISYKYDGKEEKYNYNNLENITKSDIEKEKNEYKSVESNSDKIKEDSIILRVINNHNSYIYTYVDKNEKKYFEENESIVLRSGDNEIQATVYKVYEENDNFIAIFKINNQNIGIYDTRVEEFDIIYKQIEGIKIPKDAIKNIDGKEGVYVVSEENKTPSFVELKGVTYEDDEFKYIDYYKNQVNEIDTVDLYDKIILKPNFINTKMKIE, from the coding sequence TTGAAAAAAATAAAATACTCTAACTTATTAGTTTTAGGTATATTTATTTATATAATATTTAACTTTTTTTCGTCAATTATAGGAAAAAATATACAAACTTTAGTATTAGAAAATGAAAAAGCTGAAATGAAAATAAGTAGAAAATGTCTTATTGTGAGAGATGAATACTTATTAAAATCAAATGTAGATGGAAAATTAAATTTATTAGTAGAAGAAGGGGAAAAAGTTACTAGATCTCAAGAAGTTGCTAATATATATGGTGATGTAGATTATAACATTGATGAAAAAATAAGCGATTTAAACGAAGAAATAGAAAAGATAAAAAAAGGAGAAATTAACATTTCTAAGGATGATATAAGCAATTTTAATAAAGAAATAGAATCTACTGTAAGCAATATTCAATTAGATTTACTAAATAAAGATTATAGTAAAATAAAAGAATATAAAGAAACCTTAAATAAATATGTACAAGATAAAAATAAACTAGTTAATAATGGAATAGATAGCGCAAAGTTAGCTGTTAAAGAAGATGAGAAAAAAATTTTGGAGAATCAAAAAGCTAATAATGTAGCTACATATGAGTCATCAATATCAGGTATAATATCATATAAATATGACGGAAAAGAAGAAAAGTATAATTATAACAATTTAGAAAATATAACTAAATCGGATATTGAAAAAGAAAAAAATGAATATAAAAGTGTAGAAAGTAATTCAGATAAAATAAAAGAAGACAGTATTATTTTAAGAGTTATAAATAACCATAATTCTTATATATATACATACGTAGATAAAAATGAGAAAAAATACTTTGAGGAAAATGAATCTATAGTATTACGTAGTGGAGATAATGAAATACAAGCTACTGTTTATAAAGTATATGAGGAAAATGATAATTTTATAGCAATATTTAAAATAAATAATCAAAATATAGGAATTTATGATACAAGAGTTGAAGAATTTGATATAATATATAAGCAAATAGAAGGTATAAAAATACCAAAAGATGCGATAAAAAATATAGATGGAAAAGAAGGAGTCTATGTTGTAAGTGAAGAAAATAAAACACCTTCCTTTGTTGAGCTAAAGGGAGTTACATATGAAGACGATGAATTTAAATATATAGATTATTACAAAAATCAAGTAAATGAAATAGACACTGTAGATTTGTATGATAAGATTATTCTAAAACCTAATTTTATAAATACAAAAATGAAAATAGAGTAG